agGTGCTCAATTAGAATTAACTAGTATATCTTTTGTGTTGAGTAGTTTTTTCAAAGTTTAAGATTGATttatattcttctcaaaaaataaaaaagatttatttatctaattttattttggaaacgATTCAGGATTGAGTTCATTATCAAGTTAGATTATAaattcatgttttgagtttttttatttctctttttttgtcaAACAATTTCAAGCTTATTTGCGAAATATTTGATGTGAGGGATAGTTTGAACTAATTGAACTAACTGGatcccacaaattttttttttttaaagaaagcaAGTATAGACGAATTTAGTTATAAATAATTTCCtagattttagtatattttagGTGCTCAATTAGAATTAACTAGTATATCTTTTGTGTTGAGTAGTGTTTTCAAAGTTTAAGATTGATttatattcttctcaaaaaaaatttatttatctaattttattttggaaacgATTCAAGATTGAGTTCATTATCAAGTTAGATTATAaattcatgttttgagtttttttatttctctttttttgtcaAACAATTTCAAGCTTATTTGCGAAATATTTCATGTGAAGGATAGCTTGAACTAGTTGAACTAACTAGatcctacaatttttttttttttttttagaaagcaAGTGTAGacaaatttagttataaataaTTTCCtagattttagtatattttagGTGCTCAATTAGAATTAACTAGTATAtcttttgagaaatgatatgtctacaacatttttacaacaaatcataagtggcaggttgttacgggttattattgttagggcaaaaaaataatcttagtattagtttcaaatttgaaccaataacaactaaccacctatgatttgttgtaaaaatattatagacgtagcatctctcataTCTTTTGTGTTGAGTAGTGTTTTCAAAGTTTAAGATTGATttatattcttctcaaaaaagaagaagatttatttatctaattttattttggaaacgATTCAAGATTGAGTTCATTATCAAGTTAGAaattcatgttttgagtttttttatttctctttttttgtcgAACAATTTCAAGCTTATTTGCGAAATATTTGATGTAAGGGATAGCCTAAactagttgaactaactggatcccacaattttttttttttttttttagaaagcaAGTATAGacaaatttagttataaataaTTTCCtagattttagtatattttagGTGCTCAATTAGAATTAACTATTATATCTTTTGTGTTGAGTAGTGTTTTCAAAGTTTAAGATTGATttatattcttctaaaaaaaaaaaaagatttatttatctaattttattttggaaacgATTCAGGATTAAGTTCATTATCAAGTTAGATTATAaattcatgttttgagttttttttatttctctttttttgttgaacAATTTCAAGCTTATTTGCAAAATATTTGATGTGAGGGATAGCCTGATACATGGCCAGATTTGGGGACACTTTTGGAAATTCTACTCATATAAACCactttttgctttctttgcaaGCTtctaggatttttatttttattttttttttaactttttcagtttttaagtatagacaatttttttttttttttggttttgttttgttttggaaagCAAGTATAGacaaatttagttataaataaTTGCCtagattttagtatattttagGTTCTCAATTAAAATTAACTAGTATATCTTTTGTGTTGAGTAGTTTTTTTCAAAGTTTAAGATTGATTTatgttcttctaaaaaaaagatttatttatctaattttattttggaaatgaTTCAAGATTGAGTTCATTATCAAGTTAgattataaattcaaattttgagttttttttttttctcttttttgtcgAACAATTTCAACCTTATTTgtgaaatatttaataaattaaaaaaaaaaaaatcgaaccCTGCAGCTACAATTTATTATACAATTGCAATTATATGCTAATAGTTTATCACTAAATTCCCCTAAAAAAGTTTATAactaaattataattgaaataatattattcgagttaattagataaaatgattttatttatgtttctaaaaaaatgattttatttataaaaatatatattcaccAATCTTATGTTgttcaatattatatataatttttatcatgaAATAGACTATTCAATagattacaaataaaaatttatatacaaaCTTACACAATCAAATCTCAAGTCTATATAAGTGGACTTTTATCCATgtaaacatataatatatttttatattaagatTGAATATCATACACACAATCTTATTCACAAATACATTATTAGGTTTAAACTTTACTAATTTAATGGTTAATTGTAAATTTAGGTTTGAGCCTAACTTgctttctaaataaataaacataaatttttttttttcctcaagccAAGCTGAATTTTTGTTAATAGGGTTCATTTACAGCCTTAAGAGTGAAGGGAAATACCTAAGATTGGTgaataataaaaagtttaagCATTGAGTAACTAAGtgattataaactttttttataaaatactcTTATTGACAAGTTGTGCCTATGAAAAATAAAGGGTAAATCACACTATTCCGTCTTGAGATTTTCACAAAATGATATTCCATTCGCATGTTTTGAGAAATGATACTCCTatcttatctaaatttttttaatttttgttctaaGTGAGTCAATGTTGTATAAAAGACGAAGAATTtagtataaataaatcataaatgtgtatatgaaaaaagaaaagtaaaactCATGTGTATATTtaaggtttaaaaaatgtgtaactcatACACTGTTATAATTTTAACtcttatatgtatataattaCAAGTGTTTTTAATTGTGCCGTACATATGCATGAGTTATATATTAGTAATTCATAATGATAAATGCAAATATAATCAAGGCTAGTGTTTGATATTATCTCCTTAAGATAGATTTCTTCTTTCACATTATTTTCTTCAGTGGTGCTTTGAGTATCTTAGGCATCTGTCTTCCAAGATATAATGAGCACAGTAAAGGAAGAGAAGCACAAACAATCTAATTGCTCTTTGaaaaaccctctctctctctctctaaactaattgcatgaaaaaaaaaactaacggAATGAAATGGAAGACTCACTATTTATAATCACACTGGCACCATTTCATAAAAGGTTCAACATGAACAGGCACActgttttttaatataaaaaaacatttagtaaaaaaaaaacaatgaactaaaataaaaattatttaatactagaCATCCCCTACAAACCCCGCGTCCACATTTATATAAACTTCTAACATGTCCACATTCTTTCTTACATGAACTCAaggattttatcattttaaatcaAGTTTAAGTCGGCACTTTAAGAGTCAATTTTTCATTCACTTTTTAAATGGTTTTAAAACAAGTAAGTAAATGACGTTATGTTCCAATATGGACCCACCTTAAGGAATGTATGGGCCCCACTTTAATTTTGGCTCAAAATTAACCATCCAAACACTTGCTAAAACTTATTTACCAACATCCATTAGATGAGAGTGACAATGTGAAAGAGGATGGATTTATATGTTTCCTTTATAAGCGTATGAGTACCATTTTTTGAAATGTTTGGGATGAGGGAATGTCATTTCGTGAAATCTTAAGAGAGGTTGGTTTAAtattcccaaaaataaaacactgaactttttttttgagagaatgacAAAATTGTATCTaaatacatcaaaaaaaaaaaaaaaaaccctaaactaaACAATAATTTGTAACAAATAGGGGTGaaaacataatatttattttttatactttacTTGTGTGTCATACCATATAATGTAAGTTCATTGTATTACATATCATATATTCCATCTTGCAATTAAAGACAAACTGCTTGTTCTACAATTTTACAACAGGACTGGCCTAACTTGGACCCTTCTGATACAAACAATTATCTCAAGATTTATTGAGgtaaaaaacaagttttgtttGGTACTTATGCATTTTTTggcttaaaatttaaataaagatGCGTAgttttaatattattgttaatttttgtaTCTCACCAGTGCCAAAACAATTGTTTAATAAAGATAggttaaattaatatatataatttcgtCAATATTGAGGtaagtttttcaaatttgatacATGTACTTCTTGTAATACGTATGGTAGGTTATAAAGTACTTTTCAATGCCCTTTTTTCtatgagaaaaataaagtaCTTTTATAACCTACTTTGCGTATTACAATATTATAAAGTAATTTTCATACTACTATGCatataagaaataaattatataaaataaaaaagaaaacaaaaattaatcatcATCTTTTTACCTAGCCCTTTAAAGATAAATTCATGGTTTTGCATATCAAATCAACCCCATCTCATTCTCGACCTTCATGGCTCCATCACAATTGGCCTTGTCATGTGAAAGTGAGTATCATTATTTTGATTTGAACTCTTGACCGATTTATTGTTAAATATCACTATCatttagagcatttacattAAATactattgtatattttttttttttttttgagaatctactATTGTATATTTTTGGTTAGTAATTATAAGTCaattcattataaaaaatgtaaggATTTATGACAATAATTCCCCCATAATACATACTCCTCTCATTGAGGATTTCAACATCAAAAGAGGTACATGAAAATGAACTTAACTCCTTTTAAAACGTCTATGGAAGACCTCTGAATGTACAAAAATGTTCATTTTCAGTTGtcataaaaagttttatttttggtttacattcattaaaaaaaacaaaactttggCCCTGTTTGGTAGAATAGTTAAAtaacatattttcagtttttaaacaatattacacacatttccacacactttttcactcacacgtattttaaaaaactacaaacaacattacttaaactcatctaccattttctcaaaaaaaaaagggataattacactaaacccacctgtggtttgggcgaaaatcactttgcctacccatggtttgaaaagtatcacttaacctaCCTGTGCTATGTTCCGTTTGttttccgtaacccacctctgttaaaatcaagggtaaacatgtattttttctcaaattttatatctctctcctcccaaaacaaaaaatagcacaaaaataaaagagaaacaagatcaaaaagtggTATTGGTATACGATCTGGACATCATCTTTAACCACTTTTTTATAGATAGTATAACCCCCAATCCAACAAAAACTTCACAAGATCTCAAATTTCTAAACCAAACCCACAATTGCTTTTGTCCCAAAATCACTATAACTGACCACGATCTGAAATGGGTACCGACAAAGGCACCGACAATGTgattggtacaaagaagactctAGTGTTCCATAGAGGTCGTGTTCGTGATGGGGTCAGGACCAGCTGGGTTATGCACGAGTATCAACCAACAGTAACTCTTCCTCACCAGAGAGCCTTTGTCCTCTGTcgcttaaagaaaaaaaaatggatgagaaaactgaagTGGCAACCTGCGATGAAGGTGAAGAAAGCAGCTATATTGCTTCTGATTTTGAAAATCCTGTGCCAAAGGATGCAAATCTAGAGGTATATGATCACACAGAAGAAGACTTGGAATCAGTCCTACAGCTGCTGCAGTAGCCGCAGAATTATGATGCCTCTTCCTCATAGCTTCCATTATACAATAAGCAGGGGGCACAAAAACGaatatttttcaaccaaaaaaaaaaccccagttCCTAAAAATCAAAGTACCCATCCTAAAAACCCAGTTCCTAAAAATCAAAGTACCCATCCTAAAAACCCAGTtcctaaaaatcaaaaaacccagttccaaaaaatcaaaaacccagtTCTCATCAAAGTTTTCAAGGTCGTGGAACTCCCATCCACCATGACTTGTGACCTTTACCTCAAATCTGTGGTACCCATTGGAGCTCTGTACTCCCTTTCCCTCTGGTTCTCTAACTCCACCTACATCTACCTCTCTGTCTCCTTCATCCAAATGCTCAAGGCTCTTATGCCGGTTGCGGTTTAATCCATCGAGGTTTTGAATACAGGGAGAGGTGAAAACAAAGGGGGTCTTTAGAATATAGGGTCCAAATATACGAGTTTTGATTACAGGGAGAGGTGAAATTAGGAGTTTTGAATATAGGgttcaaatattaattttcacaaaactctcccttttgatcttgtttttctttcatttttgtgctattttttgttttggcacttgaacaaaatctgaaaccctaaatcGAGAACAGACACAAAtaccttgattttttttactgaaactaCCTTCCCTAGCTTCGATGTTGcaaaacttatgttttctcCCCCTCTAGACACTCCAAACCATGAAGAACACGTTGATATCACCACAGGTCTCTCTCTCGAAAAGTTTAtgagtttttggtgttttgattcgcgttatgttgtgttttggggttaagaggtgtttttgtaacggctgggcttgaggtgggttacggagattgacggaaacataccacaggtgggttaagtgatacttttcaaaccacgggtaggcaaagtgattttcgcccaaaccacaggtgggttatgtgtaattatcccaaaaaaaaaaaactcatctacCAAATGCGGTATCCAAAAAAGCGTTAGGCAAACCATAAAATtgattcacttttaatataggTTGAACGAAAAAtagaattattttgaaattatatttatctTAGTTTATATCaaacttatcttcttcttcttcttcttcttcttttcttttttctttttttaatttgtatgaaTTTGAAGGtgaaaatactaaattttaaaactgatttttggtaaaaaaaaattagcataaacacaataaaatttttaaaattagtgtTTTGGATTAAATAATAAagcattttaaaatttaaagttttaaacaaaccaAATTTATAAACTAAATTTGTTTTAGGGGAAATGAATCTAGTCCAATTTTGAAGTAATTTACTTACTTCACTAAAATATCTACTACTTGGTGTGCGTAAAGATGTCCACAGGTCAGTTTGGGTTAGGTTTGTGCTAAACCTGAACTTGACCCAATTATTTTGGGTAGGGAAGAATGGAACCCACTGTTGACTTGGAACTCTAGAAGGAACGACAGTTTAGACGGTTTGAATCTTAATGAGAGGTGGTTGGATGTCGATCGAAGTCAGTAAAACGATAGGGAGAGGAGATTTTCACTTGATCTTGTCAGAGAACTCGAGATATTTACCAGATTTAGTTGGAGATCTCGAGAACTCCGCTAGATATGGATGACGAACTTGTTGGTGAAGGGTGGATGAGAGGGGCATTGGTCATATTATCGATTCCAATGGGTTAAGAGAAGCCGAAACCAAGACTTGAATCAACTTTGTTGAACCTTCATCTCATAGAACCGTCATCAACTGCCATGGTGATTAAATTAGTTGGTCTTCGAATCTTATGGTTGTAGGTTAAACTTTTCTATCAAGTTCGGCCAGATTTGGACAACCCTAAGTGTGTCTTtggaaattgttgaaaaaagcTTTGCTTTTTGCCTTTTGTCTctgtttttttacaaaataatttaatttttaactttttgttatagATTTAACATAAAAGTTATCAACaattatatcttttaataatTACTAAAAAGAATTCGGtgataataagttttttttttacaaaggataattataaatttatattataaaataaatatataaatatatattatacgcATTTTTTAATCTACTATGTAGGAGTAAATTTTAACAAAGTAAACTAAGAATtttccaagaaatttttttttttgaagacaaTTTTCCAAGAAattaaggggctgtttggtacATCCATTCAAACAcacatttttcagtttttaaacaatattacacgtatttctatacacttttttacctatatgtattttcacacatattttcaaataataaaatataaatttttaaacacatgtaccaaacactcCCTAAGCTCAAGGAAATaacgtttttattttatttttaataggaATCAGTGGAGTAACGTTGTGTGTGTTGCTTGTAAGTTGAATGGTTACAATCACAACGCACGTGAAATACTCCTAAGACACGCCACGTCACGAAATTCAAATATTCCCCATATGTTTCCTTGCCTTCTCCTCCTCTTAAAcgaaccaaaacaaacaaaaaaaaaaaaaaaaaacaaaggtaaCACAAAAAGtcacaaaaccaaaccaaaaacccacaaacaactACAATAAAATCgctatcaaatcaaatcaaatctcttcacttctcttctcttctcttcttttcttttctacttcTATTCCCAAcgttcacacactctctctctctctctctttctgttatttacttccaaaacccaaaaccaaaaccaaagccAAAAATATATACTCCTATATTTACTAAGAAAACCTTAAATCTAAACCCTAATCTCCGACGGAAATGCCGCCGGCAGCGGCGGCGGCAATGGACGTACGGTCTCCGATGGACTCCACGCAGTCTCAGAACCCTAATTCCGATTTTTCTTTCAGTTTCGGCGCGATTCCCTCCGCCGATTTCTCGGATAATCGGATTCCCAGCTCCAACTCTTCCAGCTTCGAAGGTGCCGCGGCGGCGGCGGCTTCTTCGAATGTCGCCCGGGCGGGCTCTAGGGCTCGGCCGAGGCTGGTCAAGCTGAGGAGGCAGCAACCGAGGTCGAAGTCGGTCGCGGCGAGCGATGCCGGGCCGGGTTTTAACCCGTTTCGATCGGATTCCGCGTCGAATACGGTAAGTAGTAGTGGTAGTAGTAATGGTTTTGGATTATTGAATGGTGATGCTAAGTGTGTGAATTTTGAGAGTAAGGGTTTTGTGTTTGGTGCTGATGGTTATGGTAATGGTAATTTAAGTGGTTTGGATACGAATTTGGGTTTGGGTGAGAGTGTGGGGAATGTGGGTTTTGTGTTTAGTGCTAAGCAGAGTGGGATTGAATCGAATTCGAGTGAGGAAATGAGAGTGAATGGTGAAAAGGCGGGAAAATCGGATGTGGGTGATGCTGGGAAGGTGGAAGCAAGATCTGGATTGGAGGATGGGAAGCTTAGTGATGGTGGTTTTGTGTTTCAAGCTGATTGGAGCgatttgggtttgaatttgaacaaagaaaagagagaaaatggtgAATGTGGAGATAAATTGTGCTCTGAGGGTAGTGGGGGAGTGAAGTTAATGACAAAGACTGAATGTGGAAAGCATGGTAATGTGAATAATGTGTTTGGTGATAGTCAAAGTGATCGTCCGTCAGATTTGAATTCAGAGAAGGGAGAGTGTGGTGAGCGTAGGGAAAAGTCAGAAGTGAATTTGGAAGCTAAATTAGTGACAGAGAGATGTGCTGATAAGAGCGATTTAGGGTCAGCTTCAATCTCAGAAAAAAGAGAATTTGGTAAGAAGGTGAGTACATTGGATTGTGAAATTAATGACATGTTGAAAACTGGGAATGTAGTGGAGCTTGGGAAGAATGATGATCAGGATTTTGTGTTCGACTCTAGCTGGTTTAATTCGGTGTCAAAGAACTTGCCAAAGAGAGAATCTAGTGAAGATTTTGGGAATTTGGTTTCTGATATTGAGGAGATGATGAAAGCGGTGAGTGGAACAGAGTCTTCTAGTGTGAAAGCTACTGCTATTAACTTCAATATCAATGGTAATAGGAGCTTGAATGACAATTGTGATATGGGAGCTTTTGCATTTGGAAGTGATGGTAAGAAAAATTCCAGCCCTGATGAATGCATGGCAGGTAAGTCCCCGGGTGAGATAAAGTTAAGCGGTAAAAGTTTTGGAAACTGTGGAAGCACTACAACTCAAATCAGTGATTTGGGTTCTGATGTCGAAGGTAAGGGAAAAACTGCATTCGAAAGTAGTAGTAATGTAGCAAAAGCTTCTAGCACGAGTCCCTTATTTAAACTCCCAGATGAAAtgaggaaaatgaaaattgatgatTCTGAGAATGTTGATGGTGCTGACAAGACTGAAGATGCAGACAAGAATTCATGTGCCATTCCTGGGGCTGCATTTGTGTTTAGAAGCAGCAAAAAGGCTTCTGACTCTTTGAACCAAAGTTCGGCAACTTGTGCTTCTATTGGAATTTCTAGTTCCGAACTATTTACTGCTCCGCCAGAAGTCGGTAAGGATTTTAATGTGGGCCATTTTCCTCAAGGTCAAGTAAATGATGATACACTACTGAATGCATCTGTGCCACCATCTTCATTCTCATCGATTGGTCTTGACTTAAAACCAAATATAAGTGCTTCTGCAATACATTTCACAGGTGCACATGAAAATAAGGATGGAGATTGTTCTACAAGCAATCCAGATGGATCAGGGGTTTCATTTACGGCCTTCAGCACACCAGAATGGGATCCTTCTTGCTTTAAAGAGAATTTGTTTcctgaaataaataaaaattcggAATTCTCGGTAAAGAATAGGTCTGTTAAGGACAAAAGatcaaagaaaaagaggggaaaaCCAAAGCCACCTTCCCTAAGTAAGCAAAAGCTGGGGCAAGAACAAGATAATGTAGCAAAGGAAAGCAGTTCCCAAGAAAACCCAGGCACACCTGGATGTTACTCACCCATGGATTTTTCTCCCTATCAGGAGACCACAGCAGCTAATCCATGTTCAAGAGAAGCTTCTGTGACTTCACAAGAGTTCTCCCATCCAGATAATAATTTTGAACCCTCAGACGTGCATTCAGAAGTTCATAATGTCCCTAAAGATGAAAATTTGGCTAATGCTGCAGGGGTTGATATTAATAAAAGGGAGCAGAGATGTAGAGAGCTGAATGAGGAGAACTTTTGTTGTCGCAATGGAAGTTGTTTTGGTAGTGATTGCTCTTCAAAAGGATTCTTTTCTGGAGCTgaaacaaccttctctagttctAAAACTGAGCAATTCTGCAGCAGCAGTAGTGCTGGTGTTGCATCTACAGATACTAGAACTGATTTCAGCTTAAATACGGAGAGGCAAGAAAACAATTGTAAAAcaccattttattttggttcAAGTTTGGAAGATACAA
The sequence above is drawn from the Quercus robur chromosome 7, dhQueRobu3.1, whole genome shotgun sequence genome and encodes:
- the LOC126693671 gene encoding uncharacterized protein LOC126693671 — translated: MPPAAAAAMDVRSPMDSTQSQNPNSDFSFSFGAIPSADFSDNRIPSSNSSSFEGAAAAAASSNVARAGSRARPRLVKLRRQQPRSKSVAASDAGPGFNPFRSDSASNTVSSSGSSNGFGLLNGDAKCVNFESKGFVFGADGYGNGNLSGLDTNLGLGESVGNVGFVFSAKQSGIESNSSEEMRVNGEKAGKSDVGDAGKVEARSGLEDGKLSDGGFVFQADWSDLGLNLNKEKRENGECGDKLCSEGSGGVKLMTKTECGKHGNVNNVFGDSQSDRPSDLNSEKGECGERREKSEVNLEAKLVTERCADKSDLGSASISEKREFGKKVSTLDCEINDMLKTGNVVELGKNDDQDFVFDSSWFNSVSKNLPKRESSEDFGNLVSDIEEMMKAVSGTESSSVKATAINFNINGNRSLNDNCDMGAFAFGSDGKKNSSPDECMAGKSPGEIKLSGKSFGNCGSTTTQISDLGSDVEGKGKTAFESSSNVAKASSTSPLFKLPDEMRKMKIDDSENVDGADKTEDADKNSCAIPGAAFVFRSSKKASDSLNQSSATCASIGISSSELFTAPPEVGKDFNVGHFPQGQVNDDTLLNASVPPSSFSSIGLDLKPNISASAIHFTGAHENKDGDCSTSNPDGSGVSFTAFSTPEWDPSCFKENLFPEINKNSEFSVKNRSVKDKRSKKKRGKPKPPSLSKQKLGQEQDNVAKESSSQENPGTPGCYSPMDFSPYQETTAANPCSREASVTSQEFSHPDNNFEPSDVHSEVHNVPKDENLANAAGVDINKREQRCRELNEENFCCRNGSCFGSDCSSKGFFSGAETTFSSSKTEQFCSSSSAGVASTDTRTDFSLNTERQENNCKTPFYFGSSLEDTKERCFTFSASSSAQGSLPATTMKRSYKKKSRAKVGRDSSLDTRSSAAQLSPRTNPSSLFDKEHKSEVHEQVKQGHISYSAAIQEACEKLRLRGNKAYANGELSKAEDLYTQGIISVPSSERSGCCLKPLLLCYSNRAATRRCLGRIREALGDSMMATALDPNFLKAQMRAANCHLVLGELDDAIQCFNKCLESGGVICLDRKLIIEAVEGLQKAQKVAESTNHSAKLMEQRTSDATLSALEIIDNALSISSYSEKLLEMKAEALLMLRRYDEAIQQCEQSLYFAEKNFASLSTGANMDGSECESYSSVRLWRWCLISRCYFHLGRLEAALDLLQKLEKVGSIKDKYGFKNLELSISLAVTIRELLRLKNAGNEAFRSGKYTDAIEHYTVALSSNVESRPFAAICLCNRGAAYQALGQIADAIADCSLSIALDRNYAKAVSRRATLHEMIRDYGQAASDLQRLVSILENESGEKVKHSGTPSSVKELRQARRQLPSMEEEAKNGIPLDFYKILGIKPSDTASDIKKAYRKAALRHHPDKAGQFLARSESGDEGRLWKEISQEVHKDADRLFKMIGEAYAVLSDSTKRSQYDLEEEMRKTPKECHVSGSYRRSSDAYSSQFERNSNRRYWRETWKTYGNSNFRW